One stretch of Akkermansia sp. RCC_12PD DNA includes these proteins:
- the aroA gene encoding 3-phosphoshikimate 1-carboxyvinyltransferase, whose product MNLHSRSISSLQGVLTVPGDKSISHRAAILGGLADGVTEVDNFLCSEDCLNTLRAMEQLGARVEVLESREGCGPVRFRITGVAMRPHSPSRPIDCGNSGTGMRLLAGMLAACPFDSEMFGDASLSSRPMGRIMSPLEQMGAKIEARGSKPGCAPLFIHAGHVRPISYTLPMASAQVKSAILLAGMFAEGITTVIQPAVTRDHTERLFRHFGVPCSVDGLVVSTEGPALPRAHDLTVPADISSAAFWMVAAATRPGSRLTLRQVGLNESRCAVISALRRMGAQMDIVKTSPEDAGEPYGDITIYGADSLHGTALLPEEIPNLIDEIPILAVAGALSDGDLVVRNARELRVKETDRIATTAANLRAMGATVEEFDDGMIVRGGADLKGAELPSYGDHRIAMSFLVAGFSACGETVLTDAGCINTSYPGFDRDLSQFLQ is encoded by the coding sequence ATGAACCTTCACTCCCGTTCCATTTCTTCCCTGCAAGGGGTACTGACCGTACCCGGAGACAAGAGCATCTCCCACCGCGCCGCCATTCTGGGCGGCCTGGCGGACGGAGTGACGGAAGTAGACAACTTCCTGTGCAGTGAGGACTGCCTGAACACCCTGCGCGCCATGGAACAACTGGGAGCGCGGGTGGAGGTGCTGGAGAGCCGGGAAGGCTGCGGCCCCGTGCGCTTCCGCATCACGGGCGTGGCCATGCGGCCCCATTCTCCCTCCCGTCCCATTGATTGCGGGAATTCCGGCACGGGCATGAGACTGCTGGCCGGCATGCTGGCTGCCTGCCCATTTGATTCCGAGATGTTCGGGGACGCCTCCCTGAGTTCCCGCCCCATGGGCCGCATCATGAGCCCTCTGGAACAGATGGGAGCAAAAATTGAGGCCCGCGGAAGCAAACCCGGGTGCGCCCCGTTGTTCATCCATGCGGGACACGTCCGCCCCATCTCCTACACTCTTCCCATGGCGAGCGCCCAAGTGAAAAGCGCCATCCTGCTGGCCGGCATGTTTGCCGAGGGCATCACCACCGTCATCCAGCCTGCCGTCACGCGCGACCACACGGAACGCCTGTTCCGCCATTTCGGAGTTCCCTGCTCCGTGGACGGCCTGGTTGTCAGCACGGAAGGCCCCGCCCTTCCCCGCGCCCATGATCTGACGGTTCCGGCAGACATCTCTTCCGCCGCCTTCTGGATGGTTGCCGCCGCCACCCGCCCCGGCTCCCGTCTGACGCTGCGCCAGGTAGGGCTCAACGAGAGCCGCTGCGCCGTCATCAGCGCCCTGCGGCGCATGGGCGCGCAAATGGACATTGTGAAAACCTCTCCGGAAGATGCCGGGGAACCCTACGGAGACATCACCATCTACGGCGCCGACTCCCTCCATGGCACCGCTCTTTTGCCGGAGGAAATCCCCAACCTGATCGATGAAATCCCCATTCTCGCCGTAGCGGGAGCCTTGTCGGACGGCGACCTTGTCGTCCGCAACGCCCGTGAACTGCGGGTGAAGGAGACGGACCGGATCGCCACCACGGCGGCCAACCTCCGGGCCATGGGCGCGACTGTTGAAGAATTTGACGACGGAATGATCGTCCGCGGCGGCGCGGACCTGAAAGGTGCGGAACTGCCCAGCTACGGAGACCACCGGATCGCCATGAGCTTCCTGGTGGCGGGATTCAGCGCCTGCGGGGAAACCGTCCTGACGGATGCCGGATGCATTAATACGTCCTACCCCGGATTTGATCGGGATTTAAGCCAATTCCTCCAATAA
- a CDS encoding iron-containing alcohol dehydrogenase yields MYQPFQFFMPAQIFFGAGCLDQLGTAPLPGSKALIVIGGTSVRRLGYLDRVQSLLKQQGVESVVFDKVQPNPVVEHVMEAAALAKETGCDFVVGLGGGSSMDSAKSIAVMASNPGTYWDYIQGGSGLGLEIPNQPLPIVCITTTAGTGTEADPWTVITKEDTQEKIGFGYRGTFPTMSIVDPELMLSVPPKLTAYQGFDALFHAVEGYMAKVASPMSDMFALQAIEYIAKYLPRAVDNGQDLEARAYVALANTYSGFVETISCCTSEHSIEHALSAYHPSLPHGAGLIMISWAYHEAYAPSCPERYARVAAAMGMEPSVDGFLNGLNKLKEACGVDKLKMSDFGITPDLFEEYAGTAFSTMGGLFELDRCKFTTADVVSILEKSYS; encoded by the coding sequence ATGTATCAGCCATTTCAATTTTTCATGCCCGCCCAGATCTTCTTTGGCGCGGGATGTCTGGACCAGCTTGGCACGGCTCCCCTCCCCGGCTCCAAGGCTCTGATCGTCATCGGCGGAACGTCCGTCAGGCGTCTCGGCTATTTGGACCGCGTACAATCCCTGCTGAAGCAGCAGGGCGTGGAAAGCGTCGTCTTCGACAAAGTGCAGCCCAATCCGGTGGTGGAACATGTAATGGAGGCCGCCGCCCTGGCGAAGGAAACGGGGTGCGACTTCGTAGTCGGCCTTGGCGGCGGCAGCAGCATGGACTCCGCCAAAAGCATTGCCGTGATGGCCTCCAATCCGGGAACGTATTGGGACTACATTCAGGGGGGCTCCGGCCTGGGACTTGAAATACCCAACCAGCCCTTGCCCATTGTCTGCATCACCACTACGGCGGGCACGGGAACGGAAGCGGACCCCTGGACGGTCATCACCAAGGAGGACACGCAGGAGAAAATCGGCTTCGGCTACCGGGGAACCTTCCCCACCATGTCCATTGTGGACCCGGAACTCATGCTCTCCGTTCCTCCCAAATTGACCGCCTACCAGGGGTTTGACGCCCTGTTCCACGCCGTGGAAGGATACATGGCAAAGGTGGCCTCCCCCATGAGCGACATGTTCGCCCTCCAGGCCATCGAATACATTGCCAAATACCTTCCCCGCGCCGTGGACAACGGGCAGGACTTGGAAGCGCGTGCCTATGTCGCGCTGGCCAATACCTATTCCGGCTTTGTGGAAACCATCTCCTGCTGCACCTCTGAACATTCCATCGAGCACGCCCTGAGCGCCTACCATCCTTCCCTGCCCCACGGAGCGGGCCTGATCATGATCTCCTGGGCCTACCATGAAGCCTACGCCCCCAGCTGTCCGGAACGGTACGCCAGAGTGGCCGCGGCCATGGGCATGGAACCCTCCGTGGACGGTTTCCTGAACGGCCTCAACAAGCTCAAGGAAGCCTGCGGCGTGGACAAGCTGAAAATGTCCGACTTCGGCATCACTCCGGATTTGTTTGAGGAATACGCCGGAACAGCCTTTTCCACCATGGGGGGCCTGTTTGAGCTGGACCGCTGCAAATTCACCACGGCGGACGTCGTGAGCATCCTGGAAAAGTCCTATTCATAA
- a CDS encoding PfkB family carbohydrate kinase, producing MSLPLLITGTIGIDTIITPRGRAEGVLGGSVSFAAVAALLFADRVDAVSIIGEDFPVHYEEALAAKGLCMDGVERKKGPSFAWTGEYFDNMNKRRTVCANDSVMLDWQVNVQEALRSHPVLVCCCMVPAQQLKCMEQCPDASLVLSDSMDKWLRRQPELLDAVISRSHITMMNEDEAKEYAGASTILEAGEFLLSRGATYAVVKQGEYGATLIGREKDGRTRIFRCPAYPLKTLVDPTGAGDTFLGALAGYLSTLPEGLPSFEDMKRGIVYGTVAASFTCESFSADALLSMTPETFRGRLAEYTEMCSIPAACNSWI from the coding sequence ATGTCCCTTCCCCTCCTCATTACCGGAACCATCGGCATTGACACCATCATTACTCCCCGCGGCCGGGCGGAAGGGGTGTTGGGCGGCTCCGTCTCCTTCGCCGCCGTAGCCGCCCTGCTGTTTGCAGACCGGGTGGATGCCGTCAGCATCATTGGAGAGGATTTCCCCGTTCATTATGAAGAGGCCCTGGCCGCCAAGGGGCTGTGCATGGACGGAGTAGAGCGCAAAAAGGGTCCTTCCTTTGCCTGGACAGGGGAGTATTTCGACAATATGAACAAGCGCAGGACGGTCTGCGCCAACGATTCCGTGATGCTTGACTGGCAAGTAAACGTACAGGAAGCCCTGCGCAGCCATCCCGTGCTGGTTTGCTGCTGCATGGTTCCCGCCCAGCAGCTCAAGTGCATGGAACAGTGCCCGGACGCCTCCCTGGTGCTTTCCGACTCCATGGACAAGTGGCTGCGGCGCCAGCCGGAACTGCTGGACGCCGTCATCTCCCGCTCCCATATCACCATGATGAACGAGGACGAGGCCAAGGAATACGCCGGCGCCTCCACCATTCTGGAAGCCGGGGAATTCCTGCTTTCCAGGGGTGCCACCTACGCCGTCGTGAAGCAGGGCGAATACGGAGCCACCCTCATCGGCCGCGAAAAGGACGGCCGGACCAGGATTTTCCGCTGCCCGGCCTATCCTCTGAAAACGCTTGTGGACCCCACCGGGGCCGGAGACACGTTCCTGGGCGCTCTGGCCGGCTATCTGTCCACCCTGCCGGAGGGACTGCCTTCCTTCGAGGATATGAAGCGCGGCATTGTGTACGGCACGGTGGCCGCCTCCTTCACGTGCGAATCCTTTTCCGCAGACGCCCTGCTTTCCATGACTCCGGAAACGTTCCGCGGACGCCTGGCGGAATACACGGAAATGTGCAGTATCCCTGCCGCGTGCAATTCTTGGATTTAA
- a CDS encoding bifunctional UDP-3-O-[3-hydroxymyristoyl] N-acetylglucosamine deacetylase/3-hydroxyacyl-ACP dehydratase produces the protein MACGNQRTVGSPASLAGTSLHTGQPVTLTLKPAAADFGIKFRRVDLPDQPFINADVEKVQTVERATSLAEGSVKVHTVEHILSALTGMGIDNAVIEMDANEPPIGDGSSAPYVELIKSAGIVELDAPRRYLEVREAVTIETRGGSILTILPSKQFRVSVTCVGPENRITQYFDAVITPETYEKELAPARTFTFYEDIKPLLEKGLIKGGSLENAVVIRGEELMSKEPMRFINEFARHKAMDLIGDLSLCGKPILGHVIAIKPGHGPNTELTAKLKKEHKRNLQLMPNPVNVPYGDAVLDINEVMSLLPHRYPFLMVDRIVGFEGETKCRGLKNLTMNELFFQGHFPGHPVMPGVLQVEAMAQVASILMLRQPGNASKIGYFMSADKVKFRHPVVPGDSLIIEAELVKMRGNIGQATGRCLVNGQVVSEAELKFGLQDM, from the coding sequence ATGGCATGTGGAAACCAAAGAACTGTCGGCTCTCCGGCCTCCCTGGCCGGAACTTCTCTGCATACGGGACAACCCGTCACCCTGACCCTGAAGCCGGCCGCCGCCGACTTCGGCATCAAGTTCCGCCGCGTGGATTTGCCTGACCAGCCCTTCATCAATGCGGACGTGGAAAAAGTGCAGACCGTCGAACGGGCCACCAGCCTGGCGGAAGGTTCCGTAAAGGTGCACACCGTGGAACATATCCTTTCCGCCCTGACGGGCATGGGCATTGATAATGCCGTCATTGAGATGGATGCCAACGAACCCCCCATCGGCGACGGCTCTTCCGCTCCCTACGTGGAATTGATCAAAAGCGCCGGCATTGTGGAACTGGACGCCCCGCGCCGCTATCTGGAAGTGCGAGAGGCCGTGACCATTGAAACCCGGGGCGGCTCCATCCTGACCATTCTGCCTTCCAAGCAGTTCCGCGTTTCCGTCACCTGCGTGGGGCCGGAAAACCGCATTACGCAGTATTTTGACGCCGTTATCACACCGGAGACTTATGAAAAGGAACTGGCCCCCGCACGCACCTTCACGTTTTACGAGGACATCAAGCCGCTGCTGGAAAAAGGGCTGATCAAGGGCGGCAGCCTGGAAAACGCCGTGGTCATCCGCGGGGAGGAGCTCATGAGCAAGGAGCCCATGCGCTTCATCAACGAATTCGCCCGGCACAAGGCCATGGACCTCATCGGGGACCTGTCCCTGTGCGGCAAGCCCATCCTGGGCCACGTGATCGCCATCAAGCCGGGGCACGGCCCGAATACGGAACTCACCGCCAAACTCAAGAAGGAGCACAAGCGCAATCTTCAGCTTATGCCCAACCCCGTCAACGTGCCGTACGGGGACGCCGTGCTGGACATCAATGAAGTGATGAGCCTGCTGCCCCACCGCTATCCTTTCCTGATGGTGGACCGCATTGTGGGCTTTGAGGGGGAAACCAAGTGCCGCGGCCTGAAAAACCTCACCATGAACGAGCTCTTCTTCCAGGGCCACTTCCCGGGCCATCCGGTCATGCCGGGCGTGCTCCAGGTGGAAGCCATGGCGCAGGTGGCCTCCATCCTCATGCTGCGCCAGCCTGGAAACGCCAGCAAGATCGGCTACTTCATGAGTGCGGACAAGGTGAAGTTCCGCCATCCCGTCGTCCCCGGAGATTCCCTGATCATTGAAGCGGAACTTGTCAAGATGCGCGGCAATATCGGGCAGGCTACCGGGCGCTGCCTGGTCAACGGGCAGGTGGTTTCGGAAGCCGAGCTCAAATTCGGCCTTCAGGATATGTAG
- a CDS encoding nucleotidyltransferase family protein, whose amino-acid sequence MHITDGSGTCGISRAFILGAGLGTRLRPLTGMLPKPLIPFFHEPLVLHAMRRCHECGIREFIINTHHLADAWDRVFPERSWNGCPVHFSHEAVLLDSGGGVKKIEPWAAADEPLLVMNGDTAATFDLRRVIAAHMERRPAVTLALRTDGDKRNVGFDASSGLVTDMRHALGRDLGTCQFTGAYCMEPEVFGRIPADEAVSIIPVFLDYIREGRLHGILADDGLWMDMGTPESYLQAHLDFSSPLPRIHPEAVISHGSSVDSACVIGPGAIVEEDCRLNGCIVWPGALVPAGTRAERRIFYLSH is encoded by the coding sequence ATGCACATCACGGACGGTTCCGGCACTTGCGGCATATCCCGCGCATTCATCCTCGGCGCCGGGCTGGGCACTCGCCTGCGGCCCCTGACCGGCATGCTGCCCAAGCCGCTGATTCCCTTCTTTCATGAACCGCTCGTCCTGCACGCGATGCGCCGCTGCCACGAATGCGGCATCCGTGAATTCATCATCAACACCCACCATCTGGCGGACGCGTGGGACAGGGTTTTTCCGGAACGCTCCTGGAACGGCTGTCCCGTGCATTTCAGTCATGAGGCCGTGCTGCTGGATTCCGGCGGCGGCGTCAAGAAAATAGAACCCTGGGCCGCTGCGGACGAACCGCTTCTGGTGATGAACGGGGACACCGCCGCCACCTTCGACCTGCGCCGCGTGATAGCCGCCCACATGGAACGCCGCCCTGCCGTTACCCTGGCGCTCCGGACGGACGGAGACAAGCGGAACGTGGGGTTTGACGCCTCTTCCGGCCTGGTGACGGATATGAGGCACGCGCTGGGGCGGGATCTGGGAACCTGCCAGTTCACCGGAGCGTACTGCATGGAGCCGGAAGTGTTCGGACGCATCCCCGCGGACGAGGCCGTTTCCATCATTCCCGTTTTCCTGGACTACATCCGGGAAGGCCGCCTGCACGGCATTCTGGCGGACGATGGCCTGTGGATGGACATGGGAACGCCGGAATCCTACCTTCAGGCCCATTTGGACTTTTCCTCCCCCCTTCCGCGCATTCATCCGGAAGCGGTAATCTCCCACGGGTCTTCCGTGGACTCCGCCTGCGTGATCGGCCCCGGTGCCATTGTGGAGGAAGACTGCCGGCTGAATGGCTGCATCGTCTGGCCCGGGGCGCTGGTGCCTGCGGGAACCCGCGCGGAACGCCGCATTTTTTATCTTTCCCACTGA